The following proteins come from a genomic window of Venturia canescens isolate UGA chromosome 4, ASM1945775v1, whole genome shotgun sequence:
- the LOC122409258 gene encoding INO80 complex subunit B, giving the protein MGKTGETSTDEDTTEIGLEKSFVVCQKRRKKHKHKRHKRKKNCLEDGEGSTMVMARSHPDCEIKNRNSTTRARGKKLHRVNKGTIVTTVTATAPAPSIKLSSLSSFGGSEGTIANSSASSKITVKKKVPRSCRSKESATSSEEERWLDAIESGKLEEVDDELKKIKPKDPKLMTARQRAMFERKTDAEPNPGAEILVSLPSGYKEKIMTAEAIQKAALKSLKRKQLADEKREKDKKKTMERLLKKQESKASKLVSKGKACKRQVPFVTYHMTTEGSWISLPPGHEFPLSSSYELSIDKNSPTVTIQSKEKRCSVVGCSNPRRYCCSKTGLPLCSLECYRAHMTTIST; this is encoded by the exons atgggtAAAACTGGTGAAACAAGTACTGATGAAGACACGACCGAAATTGGACTAg aaaaaagctTCGTTGTTTGCCAAAAACGCCGCAAGAAACACAAGCACAAGCGGcacaaaaggaaaaaaaattgcctggAAGACGGTGAGGGTAGTACAATGGTCATGGCTCGCAGTCATCCGGATTGTGAGATCAAAAATCGAAACAGCACAACTAGAGCGCGTGGTAAAAAATTACACAGAGTTAACAAAGG GACAATTGTTACGACAGTCACGGCGACTGCCCCTGCTCCTAGTATCAAGCTATCCAGCCTCAGTAGTTTTGGTGGATCAGAAGGAACTATCGCAAACAGCTCAGCCTCATCTAAGATAACGGTCAAGAAAAAGGTGCCAAGGAGCTGCAGAAGCAAAGAAAGTGCCACCAGCAGCGAAGAAGAGCGATGGTTGGACGCTATCGAGTCTGGTAAACTGGAAGAG GTAGACGACGAGCTCAAGAAAATTAAACCCAAAGACCCAAAGTTGATGACTGCACGCCAGCGAGCCATGTTCGAGCGTAAAACTGATGCTGAACCAAACCCTGGTGCGGAAATACTCGTATCATTGCCCTCCGGCTACAAGGAAAAGATCATGACTGCTGAGGCTATCCAAAAGGCTGCGCTCAAGTCCCTCAAGAGGAAACAACTGGCGGATGAGAAGAGGGAAAAAGACAAG AAAAAGACAATGGAACGATTGCTCAAGAAGCAAGAATCAAAAGCATCCAAATTAGTGAGCAAAGGAAAGGCTTGTAAACGTCAAGTACCCTTTGTAACGTACCACATGACGACAGAGGGTAGTTGGATCTCGCTCCCTCCAGGGCATGAATTTCCGCTCAGTTCTTCTTACGAACTATCAATCGATAA GAATTCGCCAACAGTAACTATACAGAGTAAAGAAAAGAGGTGCTCAGTCGTTGGTTGCAGTAATCCTAGAAGATATTGTTGTTCAAAAACTGGGTTACCACTGTGCAGTTTGGAGTGTTATCGAGCTCATATGACCACAATATCAACGTGA
- the LOC122409261 gene encoding peritrophin-1-like isoform X2: MMNIFATEPECLPEYTGYQRYPGTCDKYLHCDRGQTFIKSCGPGTAWNQASFMCDWPTNVPGCAAAAASTPRPQLEEHGSNPNGENGHDHKHGPAGRDDEQQSETYVGPVTNIDIRLGPS, translated from the exons ATGATGAATATTTTCGCGACG GAGCCCGAGTGTCTTCCTGAGTATACCGGATACCAAAGGTATCCAGGGACTTGCGATAAATATCTGCATTGTGACAGAGGCCAGACTTTTATAAAAAGCTGCGGTCCTGGTACTGCGTGGAATCAAGCAAGTTTCATGTGCGATTGGCCGACCAACGTTCCCGGATGTGCAGCAG CAGCGGCGTCAACTCCGCGACCACAGCTCGAGGAACATGGAAGTAACCCTAACGGAGAAAACGGTCACGACCATAAGCATGGACCGGCGGGTCGCGATGACGAGCAACAATCAGAGACTTATGTGGGCCCTGTCACGAATATTGACATTCGCCTTGGCCCATCTTAG
- the LOC122409261 gene encoding U-scoloptoxin(01)-Tl1a-like isoform X1, which yields MRAFEIIPLCIFACLYFAAVANGEPECLPEYTGYQRYPGTCDKYLHCDRGQTFIKSCGPGTAWNQASFMCDWPTNVPGCAAAAASTPRPQLEEHGSNPNGENGHDHKHGPAGRDDEQQSETYVGPVTNIDIRLGPS from the exons atGAGAGCTTTTGAGATCATCCCATTATGCATCTTCGCATGCCTTTATTTTGCTGCGGTTGCCAACGGA GAGCCCGAGTGTCTTCCTGAGTATACCGGATACCAAAGGTATCCAGGGACTTGCGATAAATATCTGCATTGTGACAGAGGCCAGACTTTTATAAAAAGCTGCGGTCCTGGTACTGCGTGGAATCAAGCAAGTTTCATGTGCGATTGGCCGACCAACGTTCCCGGATGTGCAGCAG CAGCGGCGTCAACTCCGCGACCACAGCTCGAGGAACATGGAAGTAACCCTAACGGAGAAAACGGTCACGACCATAAGCATGGACCGGCGGGTCGCGATGACGAGCAACAATCAGAGACTTATGTGGGCCCTGTCACGAATATTGACATTCGCCTTGGCCCATCTTAG